TAGCACACGTCCAGCACACGCGCATCTCCGCACGCGAGCGAGTCCGAACAGATAGTGAAAAGCTGAGAAGTTAGCACTGAGAGATGTAAGGGAAAATCTTGGATTGGAACCAGGTCCGAACAGATAGTGAAAAGCTGAGAAGTTAGCACTGAAAGGTTGTATAAATGATGGACACGTTACCTTGTCAAGGGTGTAATGGGTTATGCTGCGGTCCGGTTCCCATAACAGAGAAAGAATTGAAAACCATTCACAAAAAGATCAAGGCGTTTCCCCGAAAGGTTCGGACGGAACTGGAGACGCAGCCCCGATTATTTGGAACCTGCATTTTCTACGACATCAACCGGGATCGCTGCGGGATTCACGCCTTCCGGCCGGAAGTGTGCCGCGCCTTTGGCTATCATCAAGACCTCGTCTGTTTCCGCAAGCCGGAACTGGCCACCAAAGAGCCGCTCACCTGGAAAGAAGAGCCGATCGGGTACCTGAGCATCGATTTTACCTGGGCTGCTTTTTAAGGTGAGCGATAACGGATGTTTCCCGTAGGGGGAGCATCCGCTTTTTTTGTTCGATGCCATCACGCATCAGGGTATGATGCAGAATGGCCGTATTATCCCGAATTTTCTGGTTACTCGTCTGATGCCGCTCCGCTGTCGGCACTTCCTACCAAACAATGCTGGAGGAAAAAGGGAAGGCGCTCGACATCGAAATGAAAGTATACAAGCAGTTCGGCGATATGCTCAAGGACGTCGACAACAAGCGGATCGAAGGTGCGCTGTTCAGAAAGCGCTTACATGGCGGAGATTTTCCGGGCGGGCATCCAGTCGATTCCCAAAGGACAGATGGAAGCGGCCAAAGCGATCGGCATGGACGACTGGCTGGCGATGCGGCGCATCATTCTGCCGCAGGCCTGGAAGAACATGCTGCCAGCCATCGGCAACTCGGCGATCGCTTTGACCAAAAACTCTTCGCTCGCGGCGGTCATCACCGTGGCGGAGCTGATGCATCAGGGCCATCTGCTGGCCGCCGCCACCTTCAAAAACCTCGTGATCTTCACAATCGTCGGGGCGATCTACTGGCTGCTCCACTACCCGCTGGCGCTGCTCGTCGATTATCTGGAGAAGAGGGGAGGCGGCAACCATGCTCGAGCTCATTGAGATCAAAAAATCATTTGGAGATAAACCGGTCATCAAAGGCGTAGACCTCTCGATCGGAAAAGGGGAGGTCGTGGTCATCATCGGCCCCAGCGGCAGCGGAAAGAGCACACTGCTGCGCATGATGAATGTGCTGGAGTACCCCACCTCCGGAGACATCCGGCTGGAGGGGAAGTCCATCTTGTTCCGGGAAGCGGGGGGCAAGAGGGCGGAACGCTCCTCCAAGGAACTGAGCAAATTCCGCGCCGAGATCGGCATGGTGTTTCAAGGCTTTCACCTCTTTGCCCACAAGACCGTGCTGGAAAATCTGATCGAGGGACCGATTCAGGTGCGCGGGATGAAAAAGGAAGAGGCGATCGCCGAAGCCAAACAACTGCTGCAAAAGGTGGGGCTGGCAGAAAAATGGGATCAGTACCCCCACTCTCTCTCCGGCGGACAGCAGCAGCGCGTGGCGATTGCCAGGGCGCTGGCGAAACCCAAATTGCTGTTGTTTGACGAGCCGACCTCAGCGCTCGACCCTGAGCTGGTCGGAGAGGTGCTGGTCGTCATGAAAAACCTGGCGCTGGAAGGGATGACCATGGTCGTCGTCACGCACGAGATGGGCTTTGCCCGTGAGGTAGGCGACCGACTACGCCCTGTTCGCCATCTTCGCCAATCAGGGCGAAGTTTGCTCAGCCGGGTCCCGCTTGCTCCTGGAAGAGAGCTTGTTCGACCCGTCTTGGCTATTCAAACCTTTCGCACCGAAGAAGAAGCCATCGAGCTGGCCAACGGCACCCGATACGGCCTGGCCGGCGCCGTATTCACCTCGGATGTAGCCAAGGCGCACCGCGTCATCCGCAAGCTGCGGGCAGGGATTACCTGGATCAACACCTATCATCCCGCGTTTAACGAAGCGCCGTGGGGAGGCTACAAGCAAAGCGGGATCGGACGTGAATTGGGCACCTATGGATATGAGGAGTATCTGGAAATCAAGCAAATCAACGTAAATGTGAACGTACAGCCGAGCGGGTGGTTTCAGTGGCGCTGATACGACGGGCGAGGCAGGAGCCGAGCGGAAAACAGGATTTCAGATCCTGAGCCGCTCGGTTTTTTTTTGGCCGATACTTGCCCTTCCCTTCTGCGGCATGAGCAGGATGCCTTAAAGCATACCTATAACGGAGATGGGCAAAAGGAGGGACAACGCTAAGGACATGGTACTGGGTACTTTTTCTAAAAAACTGGTGTTTTTTTCTTATGTCCTGCAACCATTTCATGGGTTTTTCGGTCTATAGAGGAAATGTCTTGAAATCATTGTCATGTTTTGGCAGGAGGAAGCTTCATGATTGCGAAAGTGGGTTGGCGAATCTTCTTTATTTTGCTCAGCGCGGGGGCGATTGCCTACTCGGTGTACGAATATTTGGATTCCTTGCGCCAAACGACCGTGGTGATGGTGGCGGCAAAGGAAATCCCGCAGCATACGCTGATTACCGAAGAGATGGTAAAGCCGGTGGAGGTAGCAGTTGATTCCGCCCGTCTCCTCGTCCATAAGCCGTCTACGTCCAAAGAGGAAGTCGTGGGCGGAATTACGCTGCAGAAAATCGAAGCGGGCAAACCGTTCGAGCTGGATCCGCAGGTGCTGGTTTTTCCGGAGCAGCGGCATCTGTATCTGAGAAAAGACGGCAGCGTGGATGTCACCTATTTTATCCCCAAGGAAAAACGCTTGATTACCGTGGCTCTCCCGCCCGCCTCCGTGGTAGACAACCGCTTGAAAAAGGGAGATTGGGTGGATGTGATCTATTCTGCGAAATCGGAAGCGGCGGGAGGCACTGTGGCGCACATGATTCTCCAGCAGATCGAAGTGTTTGACATCGAGCCGGTCACCGGCAAAGGCGCCGATCGGGGCAATACCTTGCAGCATGTGACCCTGCTGGTCTCCCCGCAGGAAGCTGTCAAACTCTCGCTCGCAAAAAACACAGGGAACCTCGACCTGATTCTCAATCCATGGAATGGAGATCGGGAGCGTGTGACCCCGGTAACGAATTCGTTGCTGCTCAATTAAGGATTGGACGAAGAAGGTGAAATCGAATGGACTTTGACTATGCGCCTGCCAGTGCAGCCCCGTACATTCGGGTGGCCGTGGCAGACCAGGACCCCGCGTACATGCGTGAGCTCCACCGTTATTTTGAGAAGCAGCACGCCTCTATCCGGGTAGTCGCCCAGGTGCATTCGCTCGTGGAGCTGTACGCCTATTGCGGCGCCCATGACGTGGATGTGGTGCTGATCAATCTGGAGCTGATGCCCAGCCCGCAGGATGAGATCATTCAGATCAAAAACCGTCGGGTCGCCAAGATCATGATCCTGACCGACCAGATGGAAAAGCTGCGAAAGCTGCAATTGGACCACCACCATGGCTCTGTGGAGATCATGTACAAATACATACCTTTCGATTTGCTGCCGCCGCGCATCTATTCCTTTACGCCGGGGCATACGCAGCCGGTGAGGAGCAAGGCGGCCGTGAGCGAGATCCTGGGCAATGAGGAAGCGAGGCGGGTCCTGTTCTTTTCGCCGAAGGGCGGCGTAGGGAAAACGACCCTGGCCATCAACACGGCTTGCCAGCTGGCACTGAAGGAGAAAAAGGTGCTGCTCATCGACTTCGCTACCTTTGGCCAGGTGTCCGCCTACCTGTACCTGCCGCGGACGCGGGGGCTGACGGATGCCATCGGGATGATCGAGCAGGGCATCGGCCACAAGGAAGACCTCGTGCAGACGCTCAAAGAGTCCATCCACGAGGTGGAGGTGGAGGGGAAGAAGCTGCATGTGCTGAGCGCAGCGTCCCATTACAAGATGAGCAACATGACCCTGGACATGACCGACCGCATCCTGGAGGCACTGGAGACCCTTCATTATGACGTGATCGTGATGGATACCTCCACAGATCTGTCGCCCAAAAATATTTCGCTGCTGAGTGCGGCGACGGACCTCTTTTACGTCACGACGACCGATGTCGTGGCCAACTGGTCGCTCTTGTCCACCTTTGACATCGTGGAAAAGCTGAATCGGCCGCTGCAATCCCGTTACCTGGTGCTGAACCGGTACCACTCCTCGATCGGCTTTCCGACTGCGGAGCTGGAGGAAATCCTCTCCATGCCGATTGCGGAGACGATCCCGGATATGTACCAGCAAATCCAGGGATTCACCAACCGAGGCATCTCCCTGGTAGAGCGGCCTCACCTCAAGATCAACCGGTACTACCGGCGAATCGCCAACTACATCTGTCCGGTTTTTACAAAAAAGGAGCTGGGCAAAGGCTTCAGCTTGCGGGGGGTGTTCACGCGTGCGAGTCGAAGAGGCCATTAGACAGAAGAAGGCGGGCGTGCAGGCAGAGGGTGCGGGAGAAGCCCGCTCGCTCGATGAGAATCGCCTGCCTGAGCTGAAAGCCGCCGTCCGTGAACGGATCATCGAGCAGAACAAAAAGGACCAGCGCTTGTTGAGTCAACCGGAGCGATTGCGCCAGGTGATCTGGAAGGTGCTGGAGGAGGAGGGCGACTCCCGCTTCGGCCACCTGATCCTCACCCTGGAGGAGAAGCGGGGAATGGTGGAGGAGATCGTTCAGCAGCTCGTCGGCTACGGCATCATCGATCCCCTGGTAAAAAACGAACAGATTACAGAGATCATGATCAATGGCATCGAGCGGATTTTTATCGAGGAAAAGGGGAAGATGCGCCTCGCCCTGTCGGAGAAAGGGGTCCCGCTCCAGTTCGAATCGGAGGCGGAGCTGCTCCATCTGATCGAGAAAATCGTCGCCCCGATCAACCGCAAAGTGGATGAAAGCGATCCGATTGTGGACGCCAGACTGGCGGACGGCTCCCGTGTAAACGTGGTGATCCGGCCCATCTCGCTCGGCGGGCCGATCGTCACGATCCGGAAGTTTCCCGAGAATCCTTACAATATGCAGCAGCTGGTGGAGCTGGGCGCGCTCTCGCCGGAAATCGCGGAGTGGCTGGAGAAGCTGGTTCAGGCCCGCTACAATATCGTCGTGTCCGGGGGAACCGGATCGGGGAAAACCACGTTTCTCAATGCGCTCAGCATGTTTATCCCGCAGACGGAGCGGGTGATTACGGTAGAGGACGCCGCCGAGCTGAAGGTGACTCATATCGAAAACCTGGTTCGACTGGAGACGCGGCCGCCAAACGTAGAGGGCAAAGGGGCGATCACGATTCGCGATCTGGTGCGGACGGCGCTGCGGATGCGCCCGGACCGGATCGTGGTCGGGGAGGTGCGCGGCGGAGAGGCTGTCGACATGCTGCAAGCGATGAATACGGGTCACGACGGCTCGCTGACGACCGGACACGCCAACTCGGCGCGCGACATGCTCTCCCGCCTGGAGACGATGGTCCTGATGTCGGGATTGGAGCTGCCGCTCCCCGCGATTCGCAGACAGATCGCCTCGGCCGTGGAAATCATCGTTCACCTCGGCCGATTGCGTGACGGTTCCCGCAAAGTGCTGCAAATCTGCGAGATCCGCGATTACCGGGATGGCGAAATCGAATGCATCGACCTGTTCCGCTGGAAGATGGAGGGGACCGATGAAGACGGCCGTCTGCGGGGCCGCCTGGTCCCGACGGGGGAGGCGGTCCTCCAGATGGAAAAATGGCTGTCCCACGGCTTTTCGGAAGAGATGTTTGCCGCGTGGGCACGGGAAGCGGGGGAGCAGCCATGCTGATGACCTACATCGCCGTCATGCTCTCCCTGTATGTGCTGCTCCGCTCGTTTATCGAGCTGCTCTATGTGCTCATCTACGGGGAGTTTCCCCAGAAAAAAGGACTGATTCGCCAGATTGAGCGCTTGAACCACGTGGAGGCATCGGCGAAGAAGCGGTCCGGCGTGCTGTCCCGCTGGCTGCAGCTCGGCTCCTCATCGGATTCGAAAACGCTGGACTACCTGTTGATCACGGTATCGGGCGTACTCTTGTACCTCTTTGGCCTCCTGCTTTTTCAGAACCAGTTCTTTGCCATATTGTCAGGGTTGATGGGCATTTTCGTCCCCCGGACCCTGAAGAAAAACCGGCAGGAAAAACTGCGCCAAATCATGATCTTGCAATTTCGCGAGGCAATTTTGTCCATCGCCAGTTCATTGAAGGCAGGGGCGTCCCTCCAGGTGGCGCTGCTGCGCTGCCAGCAGGACCTGGCGAAGCAGCTTGGCCATAAAAAAGAACGCCCCATGCTGGACGAATTGGAAAAGCTCAACCGGGACATACAATTCGGCGTCTCGCTGGAGGAGGCGCTGCAAAAATTCCGCGATGCGATCAATCAGGAGGATGTCACGCAGTTTGTCGATGCAGCCCTGATCACCAAGTCGCGGGGCGGCAATCTGGCGGAAGTCATCCAAAACACGACGATGATGATTACGGATAAAATTACCGTCCAACAAGAAATTATGGTGGCGACGGCCCAAAAGCGGATGGAGGCCAAAATGCTTACCTTTATGCCGCTGGGCATCGTCTTGGTGATCATGGTCCTCAATCCGGGCTACATGGAACCGATGTACGACTCCTGGGTGGGCTCCAGCCTCATGTTTCTGGCCGCCCTCATGCTGATCGCCAACTACTTTCTCGGCCGCGCCATCACAAAGATCAATATATAGGGGGTGAAGACAGATGCCGATGCTGATTGCCTCCCTCTCCTTTGTTTTGGTGGTCCTGGTCTTGATGCCCACCAGGTGGATACACGTGCAAAAAGTGAAAAAAGGCTTCGTCTTTATGTCGTCCTACGTCGCCTCCACTACGCGAAAAGCCGGTCCGGTCCAGCTGATCACACCGTTTGCCATGAGCCTTTTGGCCACGCTGCGGATTCGCATCCGGCCCAAACAGCGCAAGGACATCCAGGTCAAATTGATTCACGCCGGGTTGTCCGAGAACTGGACGGTCGAGAATTTCGTCAGCGTGCAAGTGGCCTGTGCCTTGCTGGCTGCCCTTTACTTTCTGTTTTTGGGGTGGGCCAGCGGTCAGCCTGATTACTACCTGCTTGCGCTGGCGGTGGGGCCTCTCGGCTACCTGCTGCCGCAGCAATGGCTGAAGAGCAGAATCAAACGCCGCCAGGAGTCCATCCGGCGCGAATTGCCCCACCTGCTCAATGCGGTCGCGATTATGTGTGAAGCGGGCCTCCATCTCTTTCCCGCGCTGCGCGAGGTATCCACCCGCCAAAAAGGGGTGCTCGCCCAAGAACTGCTGATCGTCGCGAGTGACGTGAGCTACGGCGTGGGCCAAATCGAGGCGCTGGAGAAAATGGCCGACCGCTGTCAGGTGGAGGAGGTCAGCCGATTTGTCTCCGCCCTGTCGCAAACGATCGAGCGGGGAGCAGGGGGAATCACCGCGGTGCTGCGCCAGCAGGCTTCCGAGGTGTGGGAGGATCGCAAGAAAAAAGCGCAGAAGCTGGGTGCAGAAGCTTCGCTTAAGCTGTTTCTCCCCTTGCTGCTGCTTGCTTTTCCGGCCATGACGATTTTTATTCTCGGGCCGGTCTTTATCGAACTGTTCCGGTTTGTCCTGAACTGACCATACTTCAATGAATATACGAGGAGGACGCAACGAATGAAACTGCTATGGATCATGTCGCCGGCAACAGGGATCTATAAATCAGCCTTGGCACCTTTCAAGCGCGGACTGCAGCAGATCTACATGAGTGTAGATATGATCGTAGACGGAAGTTCATACCGTCTCGTCGGCATCTATCCGATGTCCGTGCTGCTGCGCATGGAAACCAATTTCGGACAGTTTGCGATTGTCGATCAGGAGGGCAGACTCGTATCTGACTATGATCTGACGCGCAGATGTCTGCGGATGTACCAGTTGATTGTGACCCTGGACAACAATCTGGCGTTTTTGCAAAAAAACCTGGCCGGTGATCCCCAAGCGTTCGCACCAATGATCCGCTGTGTGGAGGAGCTCGGGAAGCGCCTGTGCGCCCATCTCGGACAACAGGAGCGGGAGGCCGCCCAGGTCCACCTGGATGGCTACCAGGAATACCTCCAGACGGCGATGGAGCTGGGGAATCAGATGAATGCCCTGGGGAGAGAGATTATGCAGCGGCTGGAGCCGATCCGGGCCGGACAGCCGCTGAAGGAGACGGAGATCGGCGTGCTGGACGGACGGATGCTCGCATTCATGGAGGAGTCTCGCAAAAGAGTGCTGGTTCTGCTCGAGTCTCATACGGCCCGGACAGAATCGCGACGATTGCTGAAGGAAGCGATGGACAAAGAATGGTTTTCCAGCGGCGAAGAAAAGCTGGCCCGCAATGTTGTCGGTCTGCTGGACGATTCTTTCCGGGTGGAGCGGATCTCGATCCATGAACGGGGAACGCAGACGCGGGAGCAGGCGATCTGGACGATCGTAAACGAAGAGCGGGACTTTATCGGCAAGCATACAGATGAACTGCTCAAGAAAAAATGGCTGCTGGGAGCGGAAGGCGCAAGCATTCTGGCTTGATTCCCACCGCGGCGCTTGTCCGCAGGCCGAAAGGGGGTGGTAGAGGGGAGCAGATGTGCATCAGTTTCAGCTCGGCTGGACTGATCCAGTCTCATAGCAGGAAGGAAGGTAGATCATGTACTGGATGCTCCGAAACAGGCGGAGGAAGCAGTGCGTAGCGGGCGTGTCTGTCGTTCTCATCTTGCTGCTCAACATCCTATGGTTTGGCATCCCCGCAGGAGTCGTCTCGGCAAACGAAAAGCCCAACCCCAACATGATCAAAGCCGACGAGAAAAACAACGTCCAGCCTGCCTCTGAGTCGTCCAATGGTGCAGCTCCCGGCGCATTGCCGCAAGGGAGTGCGAAGGCTGGCGAGACGGAAGCCAAAGACCCGCTTGGATACAAAGCAGCGAAGACGTTTAACAGTTCGTATTCGTATCTGGTAGAGGTGGCCAAGGCTGTTGAGGGCGTGGCGAGCAACCCAAGCGGAGGGAATGTTGTCGTCGGCCTCATCAGCGTCGTGTCCTCCGGGGCGAAAGTATTCAATGATGCCGGAGCCGAGCACTGGAGTTCGCAGGCACTGGAAAAAGGGCTGGACCCTGTGCTCAAGGCCATCGATTTTCGCGCAGCCTTCCAATATCAGCAAACTTTTACAGGAGCAGTAAATGGCGCTGCGAATCTCAGCTGGTGGGCGAAGCTGAAAAATGAGTTTAGCTGGACCACGATCTCCAATGGACCGACGAGTGTATTGCTCGCCAAGCTGGCGGCCCCGTTCTCCGCGATTTCGGCCGGCTTTGGCGTCTACGATGTCGTCCAGGGAGCGAAAAAAGGAGACGGCTGGAAAGTGGCCGAGGGCACGGCTGACATCATCGGCGGGTTGGCGGGGGCGGCATTGCCGTTTCTGTTGGCTACGCCTGCGGCCCCGATTGTCGCCGGGATTGCGCTGGGAGCCGCGCTGGTATCCGTCGGGATCAAGTACCGAAAAGAAATCGCGGCGGCTGCCAAATGGGTGTGGAATCAGGGGAAAGCACTGGCGGGCCGTGCTTGGAATGCAGCGAAAAATCTGGGCAGTGCGATTTCCCAGGGGACAAAAGCTCTGGCCAGTGCTGCGAAGAAGACCGCGAGCCGTGTGGCCAGCGCTGTAGCGAACGCCGCGAAGCGTGCGGTGAGCGCGGCGAAGAAGACCGCAAGCCGGGTAGCGGCTGCCGTAAAGAATACCGCGAAGCGTGCCGCTAGTGCCGTGAAAAAGACGGCATCCCGTGCAGCAAGTGCAGTCAAGAAGACCGCGAAGCGCGCGTACAGTGCCGCGAAGAAGACAGCCACTCGCGTCGCCAGCGCCGTGAAGAATACGGCCAAACGGACAGTGGCCGCTGTCAAAAAGACAACCACCCGCGCAGTCCGTGCAGTAAAAACAGCCAAGAAAGTGGTCGGGACGACGGTGAAGGCAGCCAGACGAGCGGCATCCGCGGTGAAAAAAATCACCCAAAAACCCGTGCCGACTGTAAGAAAAGCAGCCAGCCGGGCGTGGAGCGGGACGCGCAAAGCTGCACGCGCCGCAAAGAGTTCGGTCTCCAAATTCTTTGGCAATGTGCGCAAGGCATTCGGGTGACCAGCCTCGTGCAGGAAAGGACGTAACCATGCTACTGAAAAAAATGTGCAACGCAGGGATGGGGTTATGCCTGGTGCTCTCTCTGGCAGCTTGTGGCGGGGAGAGCAGTACCCCCGCCACAGGGGGCCAGGAAAATCACGTGGTTGATCGCAAGCTGCAATATCGTGCCGAGCAGCTCGGCGATCTGAAGGAAGATGAGTTGGCTGAGCGCACCAAGCAATT
This sequence is a window from Brevibacillus composti. Protein-coding genes within it:
- the cpaB gene encoding Flp pilus assembly protein CpaB, which codes for MIAKVGWRIFFILLSAGAIAYSVYEYLDSLRQTTVVMVAAKEIPQHTLITEEMVKPVEVAVDSARLLVHKPSTSKEEVVGGITLQKIEAGKPFELDPQVLVFPEQRHLYLRKDGSVDVTYFIPKEKRLITVALPPASVVDNRLKKGDWVDVIYSAKSEAAGGTVAHMILQQIEVFDIEPVTGKGADRGNTLQHVTLLVSPQEAVKLSLAKNTGNLDLILNPWNGDRERVTPVTNSLLLN
- a CDS encoding amino acid ABC transporter permease; its protein translation is MAEIFRAGIQSIPKGQMEAAKAIGMDDWLAMRRIILPQAWKNMLPAIGNSAIALTKNSSLAAVITVAELMHQGHLLAAATFKNLVIFTIVGAIYWLLHYPLALLVDYLEKRGGGNHARAH
- a CDS encoding type II secretion system F family protein; amino-acid sequence: MPMLIASLSFVLVVLVLMPTRWIHVQKVKKGFVFMSSYVASTTRKAGPVQLITPFAMSLLATLRIRIRPKQRKDIQVKLIHAGLSENWTVENFVSVQVACALLAALYFLFLGWASGQPDYYLLALAVGPLGYLLPQQWLKSRIKRRQESIRRELPHLLNAVAIMCEAGLHLFPALREVSTRQKGVLAQELLIVASDVSYGVGQIEALEKMADRCQVEEVSRFVSALSQTIERGAGGITAVLRQQASEVWEDRKKKAQKLGAEASLKLFLPLLLLAFPAMTIFILGPVFIELFRFVLN
- a CDS encoding aldehyde dehydrogenase family protein, translated to MAIQTFRTEEEAIELANGTRYGLAGAVFTSDVAKAHRVIRKLRAGITWINTYHPAFNEAPWGGYKQSGIGRELGTYGYEEYLEIKQINVNVNVQPSGWFQWR
- a CDS encoding CpaF family protein yields the protein MRVEEAIRQKKAGVQAEGAGEARSLDENRLPELKAAVRERIIEQNKKDQRLLSQPERLRQVIWKVLEEEGDSRFGHLILTLEEKRGMVEEIVQQLVGYGIIDPLVKNEQITEIMINGIERIFIEEKGKMRLALSEKGVPLQFESEAELLHLIEKIVAPINRKVDESDPIVDARLADGSRVNVVIRPISLGGPIVTIRKFPENPYNMQQLVELGALSPEIAEWLEKLVQARYNIVVSGGTGSGKTTFLNALSMFIPQTERVITVEDAAELKVTHIENLVRLETRPPNVEGKGAITIRDLVRTALRMRPDRIVVGEVRGGEAVDMLQAMNTGHDGSLTTGHANSARDMLSRLETMVLMSGLELPLPAIRRQIASAVEIIVHLGRLRDGSRKVLQICEIRDYRDGEIECIDLFRWKMEGTDEDGRLRGRLVPTGEAVLQMEKWLSHGFSEEMFAAWAREAGEQPC
- a CDS encoding YkgJ family cysteine cluster protein; this translates as MDTLPCQGCNGLCCGPVPITEKELKTIHKKIKAFPRKVRTELETQPRLFGTCIFYDINRDRCGIHAFRPEVCRAFGYHQDLVCFRKPELATKEPLTWKEEPIGYLSIDFTWAAF
- a CDS encoding AAA family ATPase, with the translated sequence MDFDYAPASAAPYIRVAVADQDPAYMRELHRYFEKQHASIRVVAQVHSLVELYAYCGAHDVDVVLINLELMPSPQDEIIQIKNRRVAKIMILTDQMEKLRKLQLDHHHGSVEIMYKYIPFDLLPPRIYSFTPGHTQPVRSKAAVSEILGNEEARRVLFFSPKGGVGKTTLAINTACQLALKEKKVLLIDFATFGQVSAYLYLPRTRGLTDAIGMIEQGIGHKEDLVQTLKESIHEVEVEGKKLHVLSAASHYKMSNMTLDMTDRILEALETLHYDVIVMDTSTDLSPKNISLLSAATDLFYVTTTDVVANWSLLSTFDIVEKLNRPLQSRYLVLNRYHSSIGFPTAELEEILSMPIAETIPDMYQQIQGFTNRGISLVERPHLKINRYYRRIANYICPVFTKKELGKGFSLRGVFTRASRRGH
- a CDS encoding type II secretion system F family protein; the encoded protein is MLMTYIAVMLSLYVLLRSFIELLYVLIYGEFPQKKGLIRQIERLNHVEASAKKRSGVLSRWLQLGSSSDSKTLDYLLITVSGVLLYLFGLLLFQNQFFAILSGLMGIFVPRTLKKNRQEKLRQIMILQFREAILSIASSLKAGASLQVALLRCQQDLAKQLGHKKERPMLDELEKLNRDIQFGVSLEEALQKFRDAINQEDVTQFVDAALITKSRGGNLAEVIQNTTMMITDKITVQQEIMVATAQKRMEAKMLTFMPLGIVLVIMVLNPGYMEPMYDSWVGSSLMFLAALMLIANYFLGRAITKINI